Proteins encoded together in one Aeromonas encheleia window:
- the ybaL gene encoding YbaL family putative K(+) efflux transporter yields MDHSLPLITTLVGGLVLAYLFGMLAQRLRISPMVGYLAAGVVCGPFTPGYVADLRLAPELAEIGVILLMFGVGLHFSLKDLLSVKQIAIPGAIVQITLATLLGLGLSQLLGWSITAGLVFGLALSTASTVVLLRALESRGQLDTREGRIAIGWLIVEDLVMVLALVLLPILANLQTGGETLTLAHVLRDLGFTLAKVAAFIALMTIGGRRLIPWMLARTAATGSRELFTLAVLSCSLGIAFGAVKLFGVSFALGAFFAGVVMNGSHLSHKAANDTLPLQDAFAVLFFVSVGMLFDPAVLLREPLAVLATIFVIIIGKSVAAFIIVRLFGHSRRTALTISASLAQVGEFSFILMGLGSLLGLVPDVARDLVLIGACFSIMLNPLVFNQAERWLRRHPEPQAEEAPIQCPLRGHVVVVGAGAIGSHLIRRLHEQGQTMVVIDSDESLLAPWRALGISCLAGQPTQGDLLDAALPDASWLLITLDDSLLAGEVAAMARERGALLQVAACGQAPEEVHHLRGRGAQHVVQSQEEAARRLCQLVIHSLPTEPDPA; encoded by the coding sequence ATGGACCATTCACTCCCCCTGATCACGACTCTGGTAGGCGGCCTGGTGCTCGCCTATCTGTTTGGCATGCTGGCCCAGCGCCTGCGCATCTCCCCCATGGTGGGCTACCTGGCAGCAGGCGTCGTCTGCGGCCCCTTCACCCCCGGCTATGTGGCCGATCTGAGACTCGCCCCCGAGCTGGCGGAGATCGGCGTCATCCTGCTGATGTTTGGCGTCGGCCTGCACTTCTCCCTGAAGGATCTGCTGTCCGTCAAACAGATCGCCATCCCCGGCGCCATAGTGCAGATCACCCTGGCGACCCTGCTCGGGCTCGGCCTCTCCCAGTTGCTCGGCTGGAGCATCACCGCCGGGCTGGTCTTTGGCCTGGCGCTCTCGACGGCCAGCACTGTGGTGCTGCTGCGGGCGCTGGAGAGCCGGGGCCAACTCGATACCAGGGAAGGCCGCATCGCCATTGGCTGGCTGATCGTCGAGGATCTGGTGATGGTGCTGGCGCTGGTCCTGCTCCCCATACTGGCGAACCTGCAGACCGGAGGCGAGACCCTGACCCTGGCCCATGTGCTCCGGGATCTGGGCTTCACCCTGGCCAAGGTGGCCGCCTTCATCGCACTGATGACCATAGGGGGCCGCCGCCTCATCCCCTGGATGTTGGCCCGCACCGCCGCCACCGGCTCCCGCGAACTCTTTACCCTGGCCGTGCTCTCCTGCTCACTCGGCATCGCCTTTGGCGCCGTCAAGCTGTTCGGGGTCTCCTTCGCCCTCGGCGCCTTCTTCGCCGGCGTCGTGATGAACGGCTCGCACCTGAGCCACAAGGCGGCCAACGACACCCTGCCACTGCAGGATGCCTTCGCCGTGCTCTTCTTCGTGTCGGTGGGCATGCTGTTTGATCCCGCCGTCCTGCTGCGCGAGCCGCTGGCGGTGCTGGCGACCATCTTCGTCATCATCATCGGCAAGTCGGTGGCGGCCTTCATCATAGTGCGGCTGTTTGGCCACAGCCGACGCACCGCCCTCACCATCTCGGCCAGTCTGGCGCAGGTGGGGGAGTTCTCCTTCATCCTGATGGGGCTGGGCAGCCTGCTGGGGCTGGTGCCCGATGTGGCGCGCGACCTGGTACTGATCGGGGCCTGTTTCTCCATCATGCTCAACCCGCTGGTGTTCAATCAGGCCGAGCGCTGGTTGCGGCGCCACCCTGAGCCGCAGGCGGAAGAGGCCCCCATCCAGTGCCCCCTGCGGGGCCATGTCGTGGTGGTCGGGGCCGGCGCCATCGGCAGCCATCTGATCCGGCGCCTGCACGAGCAGGGGCAGACGATGGTGGTCATAGACAGTGACGAGAGCCTGCTCGCCCCCTGGCGCGCCCTGGGGATCAGCTGCCTGGCGGGTCAACCGACCCAGGGGGATCTGCTCGATGCGGCGCTGCCCGATGCCAGCTGGCTGCTGATCACCCTGGATGACAGCCTGCTGGCCGGCGAGGTCGCGGCCATGGCCCGTGAGCGGGGAGCCTTGCTGCAAGTGGCGGCCTGCGGCCAAGCGCCCGAGGAGGTGCATCACCTGCGCGGACGCGGCGCTCAGCACGTAGTGCAGAGTCAGGAGGAGGCGGCGCGGCGATTGTGTCAGCTGGTGATCCACTCCCTCCCCACCGAGCCGGATCCGGCCTGA